The DNA region gaaatcacattaaaaatgcattgatttttgtgaataacaattttccataatctttaaccaataaaaatccaataaacacaattaatttttttgaagttaacagattttcattaaataatacattgaaaaagtaaaaaatgtatatttttaaaacaaatttttttcctagaacatggatctttaaaaaacagagggagtattggATAAACCTTGGCATTCTACGTATACAAACCGCGCTGACAAGTGTCTCTGTTTCAGGTCGAACTGTTAGTAGACTCTTTACCTAACAAAGACAAGAGTTTCTTGATTACAGTTTGCAAAAGAATGATGATAATACAACATTGTAAGAGTAAGCAACAGTTACCAAGAGAAGGCCAATAACGTTTTTGGGATTCCCAGAGTAGACAGGAACTCGGCTATGGCCTCGTGCCAGAATCTTACCCATAGCTTCCCTGTGAGATTTATGCAAGAGTTTCGGTCTTTCAGAATCATCAATAAAAGGAACATTGAGACAGTTGAGAACCAAGCTCACCAGTCCAACTTTGAATTTACATCCAAGGAGAAGGTCGATTCGATTGGGGTCATGGCTTCTTGTGCAGTCTGTCAAACCAAGTACCAATTTTGCGTGAAATAACTTTAGACTAAACAGTCAGGAAAGAATTCAAGAAAGTGAGATATTACCTTTTCGGTCAAATCAAGTGCTCCACTAATGATTGTCGTCTCATCATGCGTAAGTTCACCTCCCTTGCCAGCCTACAACCATAGTGTGCCCAAATTAGTAACTCCAAAGTAGTGAAGCATCTGCAgagttttgtaataaaaacCTCTTGGCTGTGAATGGAGACAAGAGCTTTCAACTGAGCTCGTCTAAACAATGCGTCATTGTGTCCCAGTACCAAATCCAATATCTATCCAAATGATGTTAGaatcaagaaaagaaagaacaatCAATAAACATTTCCAGAACAAAGAAAAGATAATAAAGAATTGACCTTGCCGATGGGAAAGGCAATAGGGTAGCAGAGAATCATTAAAATGCGGACAAGCCAGACGAAGTTAGCTCCTACGGCGAGTCCATACCTGGTGCATATCGCTTGAGGTATAACCTTAAAAGCAATATATTCAAATCAGTCGTTGATAAACTTTTTagatttgcaaaaaaaaaaaaaaaacaaacatacatACCTCACCGAAAGCAAGAACAAAAGTGACAGAAAGAATGATGGCAACGTATTCATTGAATAGCTTATCCAAATATATAGGAAGCCCCTGCCCAATTAATTCCCATAGACCATCATAGTAAGTTgtagaaccaaaaaaaaaaaaaagaaagaaactttgaATAAAGAGAGTAAACCTCCATTGCAACAGCATTGCACAGAAGCAGTGTCACTAAAAGCTGATGCTGTTTCTGAACAACCGGGAATATCGCAGCTGCACAAACCACCATCAGCACATCAAATTTcgatttaataataataaaaagaaacaaaaataggAAGAATAAGAAGAGGAGATGATTACAGGCTTGTTTCTTCTCGTTGGGAGTGCCACTGCGTTGGAGGATCTCGAGCTCGACGAGACCGAGAGACATAAGCCCCAAAGTCAGACCAGACATGATTCCCGCGAACAGGACGAGGATACAAGAGACGCCTGCGTAGATGAACCACCACGGTGATCCAAACGGGATCGCCTCGCCGCCTCCGTTGGATTGTCCGAATCCGTACAGCATCCTCCCCGCCGCCACCGCATTGATCAGTtgcatttcttcttcttcagatctTCTTTCGGAAAAGGGAGATCAAGAAAAAGGGGGGCTTTATGATGATGGATTGATTATTTCAAGACCTTATACGATGAATCAAAATTAATCTTCTCTCTCTGTGTGTGTTCTGTGATTCTGTACAAGACACATATCACCAACTTATCGGATTCAGTTCAGTACAACTTCTAGGACAAaacggaaaaaaaaatgtttagcaAAATTAGATCTTAGACCCCTAaggttttattattattttgaaatgacCCTATTTACTTTCAATTTTTCTGAAGCTCCCTATTGTTACAGACGTCAGATCGTAGCGTGTTCATACAGAATTTCTAGAGATGTATTTGACTGGATCTCGTAGACCAATCTGTTGAAGCCacaatttgtattttatatttgtgcCAACAGTCAACATTAAGATCGTAACTAGAAAACTAATAATCACAATTACCCAAATCAACATTTCCATTATCAAACAAAAGGATGGTATTAGGGAAAGTGTGCTGTTTAGGTTCTCAATCAACTTGTAACATGACTCATATCGTTCTAGTAGTCTCGTTCCTTGCGGTAGAACGTGattgataatataatatatgtgtttcTGTATCTTGACACAGATCTTAACCGATTTTCTGTTCATTAGCAGCATATAAGTTTGATTGTTTTCTATCTTTATTTCTGTAGTCTGCCattgaattattttataataacgCACGTGACTAAATCTTATTgggtaaaaataattttctttttgtagcatataattcattttttggtttattgaCTAGAAAGATTactgataaaatattaatattgggaaaatagttttttttttgccaaaaaataataattatatcttattAGGCTAATTTTGTACACGTTATGTCTTATTAggctaaatatttttaagatggAAATAATGTcattaatttcaattaaaatccaaatttataattaagaaaacaattgttaaatattaaaatattaatttaactaaaataatttttaaaaaatgaaaaatcccAAAAAATAAATGtcgaagattttttttttcatacggGAATGATCGATCCCGTATGCAATTAATCGATATGAACCGGGATCGGTCGATCCCGATATATATATCCATAACAACAAAATCAAGCGGAGCATTTTCTGATCGACGAAGCCTAGTTCAGCTGATCGCTAAAGCTAAGATCGATCAATCGTTTCTTACAAATCAATTGATCCAGTGCCCATGTAAGACTCCTAAAATCGATTTTCTGTTTTTCGTCGGTTTAAACCGGTTTTATTCTCATTTGATTTGAACCGAACAAGCACGAAATTGAAGCTTTAAAACTTGATTTCTAATCTATAAAACCCATTTTTCTCTGCTCCTTAGAGAACAAAGAGGGAGAAAATCATATTCTCAAGTTTATATACCCTAACTCATTCAATTTCACTCTGATTTGGACGATTCTTGAGCCTAACCCACAAAAGTTTCGTGAGCTCTTTCCGAATCAATCACTATTCCACTCGAATTGCAAAGGTATGAAATTCTATCACTACTTGTAGAATTCGAAaatacaactataaaaggggcattttgttaattttttttcgttTAAATCGTGTGTTAGAATGATGATTAACACAATTTCACACACAACCTATTCCTTAAAATGTAGAAaacaaaaagttataatttatcat from Raphanus sativus cultivar WK10039 unplaced genomic scaffold, ASM80110v3 Scaffold4422, whole genome shotgun sequence includes:
- the LOC130507374 gene encoding DUF21 domain-containing protein At4g14240-like — encoded protein: MQLINAVAAGRMLYGFGQSNGGGEAIPFGSPWWFIYAGVSCILVLFAGIMSGLTLGLMSLGLVELEILQRSGTPNEKKQASAIFPVVQKQHQLLVTLLLCNAVAMEGLPIYLDKLFNEYVAIILSVTFVLAFGEVIPQAICTRYGLAVGANFVWLVRILMILCYPIAFPIGKILDLVLGHNDALFRRAQLKALVSIHSQEAGKGGELTHDETTIISGALDLTEKTAQEAMTPIESTFSLDVNSKLDWEAMGKILARGHSRVPVYSGNPKNVIGLLLVKSLLTVRPETETLVSAVCIRRMPRFIQYSLCFLKIHVLGKKFVLKIYIFYFFNVLFNENLLTSKKLIVFIGFLLVKDYGKLLFTKINAFLM